A region of the Campylobacter cuniculorum DSM 23162 = LMG 24588 genome:
CATTGTCTCATCGGGTAGTAAAGTTGTCTTATGATGATGTTTTTTGTTTGATTATTTTTTGCTTCAACCAATACAATTTTATCTCTACCCTCAAAACCAGAATCCACTTCCGTTTGGACAGATTTTACTTCTATATTATCATAAATATTTGTATAAAAGGAAAATTGTGGCGTATATTTGCGTCCTCGTATGCTTAAAACCAAGCTTTCATCGTCAATAAATGTGCGAATAAGACTTGAAGCATAGGCAAAATCCAAATGTTGCATTTCAGAGTTTCCAATGCAAGCACTTTTTAATTCAAAATCTAATTTACTCTCATATTCTTTGATGTCTGCATGAATGTCTGGAATATCCACATAACCCTCCCCTTTGCAAAGAACATACTCTCCATTTTTAATAGGTAAAATAAAAAGCTCATTATCAATAAAAATTTGCGGACGATCTTCTCTAGAATCTTGTTTGCATAAAATCCTCACTTCTCTTTGTG
Encoded here:
- a CDS encoding type II restriction enzyme; its protein translation is MSKNNESWQKIYKDLKIDKHDFKSKPFFINAEEIKDCVKDFKQTSQREVRILCKQDSREDRPQIFIDNELFILPIKNGEYVLCKGEGYVDIPDIHADIKEYESKLDFELKSACIGNSEMQHLDFAYASSLIRTFIDDESLVLSIRGRKYTPQFSFYTNIYDNIEVKSVQTEVDSGFEGRDKIVLVEAKNNQTKNIIIRQLYYPMRQWQLHTQKEVITLFFEKRKECFLMGEFGFKELQNYNSIFLKKSAKFKIKGKK